The Sphingosinicellaceae bacterium genome includes the window GAAGGCGGGCAAGCCGAAGAAACTGTAGTCCAGATCCTGGGGCGAGATCGACAGCTGGCTGCAGACAGCGGCGACGCCTTGGGCAAGCCGTGCAACGGCTTCGTCGAGGCCAACCTGAAGGTGGTAAGTGGTGCCGGTGACGGTGCGGGCGATAGTGCGACCGGATTGGTCGATGCATACGAACTCGGTCTTGGTGCCGCCGCCGTCGACCCCGAGGAAGATCGTCATGGATTGGGCATATGGATATGGACACCCTGGACGACCCGATTGACGGTGCCGCTGGCGTTGGGCTGGTCGGGTGTGCGCCCGAGGTGGAGGGCGTAGTAGAGGCCAAATAGCTGGGCTGGCACGATAAACGGGAAGAGCAGATCGACGTCGGAGACTGCGGCGGCGCCTGGCACCACCAGTTCGGCGCCGCCGGTCGGCTGGGTCGTAACCGCGATCACGGTGCCGCGGCGGGCGTCGGTGCGGAGCTCCTCGATTATGTCGAGATCATAGAGGCGGGTCAGCGGATCGTTGGAGACGAACACCATGATCAGGGTTCCGGGGGTCACGATAGTCTTGGGACCGTGGCGAAAGCCGAGCGAGCTGTCGAACATCGTGGGCACCGCGCCATCTGTCAGTTCGAGCAGCTTGAGCGCAGCTTCGCGCGCCAGACCCTGGAATATCCCGCTGCCGAGATAGACGACGCGCTCGAAACCACGTGCCGCCAGCCCGGCGACCACATCCTCCGACTGCGCCAGCACCGCAGCGACGGCGTCGGCGATCGCCTCGACCCGGTCGTGCATCGCGCCGATCCCGGTGAAGATCGACAGCGCTGCCAGCATCATCGCGCTGAAGCTGGAGGTCATGGCGAAGGCGCGGTCGTGTGTCTCCTCCGGCAGGACCACGATATGGCTGTTGCCCGACGCGCGGCGGGACAATGCGCCCTCGGCGTTGCAGGTGATCAGCAGGTGATAGACGGCCGCCCCGGACTTGTCGGCCAGCTCCACCGCCGCGATGCTCTCCGGACTGTTGCCCGAGCGCCCGAACGATACCATCAGCGTCGGTCGCGTGGCGCTGAGATAGAGGTGCGGCGCGCCGACGATATCGGTCGTCGCGACGGCCTCGACCGGGCGGCCGAGCGATGCCGTCAGCCACGGCGCCAGGCATTCGCCGATGAAGGCCGAGGTTCCCGCGCCGCACAGCATGATCCGCAGGTCCGGCATCGCGAGCAACGGAGCGACGAACGCCTCGATCGCTGTCCGCTCCGCCTCGAGCACGGCCCGGGTGGCGCGCAGCGTCGCTGGCTGCTGCAGGATTTCCCTGCGGGTCCAGCTGTCCGGCTGCGTGTCCGAGCTCTCGGCCGCGACAAGGGTCTCAGTCATCGGGGTTGCAAGCTCCATGATAGGCATCGAGCGTCGCGCCGATGTGGGCGACGATCAGGTCGACGGGATCCAGGGTCGCAGTGCCGGCTCGCACGGCGGCATAAGTGATCGGCAGATACTGGCTGAGCAGCGGCAGCGGCGGCGCCTGCTTGCGCAGGTTGTCGAAAAGCCGCGCCTGTGCCGCCGCGATCTCGGCGTCGGGCCAGTAATAGCGGATGCGGTCGCTCAGGCTGTACTGCAGCTGCAGGTCGAGCGCCGCGCCGGTGTCGTGATAATAGCGCTGCCAGTTGCCGGGCGCGGCTTTCATGCAGGCAATCGCGACATCCCGGAGGCCGGCGCGCTGGCCAGCCTCGACGGTCTCGGCCTCGATCGCGTCGAGCGCCCATAAAGCCTCGCGCAGGGCGAAAGTTACGCCCGGGCCCACTTTCAGGATGGCGAAGTGATCGCGGACCAGTTCGCTCAGCGCCGTCGCAGTCTGGTAGTCGGTGGAGTGCGCCTCGAAGACGATATGCTCGACCGGCTCGATCGCCGCGACCAGCGCGGTAGCGGCCGCTGGATCATAGTCGACGACCTTCATGTGATCGAACTCGACGCCGGGCTGGACGACGGCGGCGATGACGCGGTGCCAGGCGCTGTGCAGCCCCGCCTCGGCGAACAGCGTGCGGTGCATGTCGAGCGTCGCCAACACGGCCTCGGGCGATGTGACCGCCAGCGCGTCGAGGTCCTCGGCGGCACCGCCCGGCACCGGGACCTCGGTACCGATGACATAGACTGGGGCATCGGCGGGATCGCCGGCATAGGCGTCCTCGGCGGCCCGGCACAGGCGCGCAGCGCGCTCGGCGATAGTCCGCTCCGGCAGCGGCGTCGGGTCGTCGGCGCAGCTCATCGAGCAGTCGAGGTGAATCTTTGAAAAGCCGGCACGGACATAGTCGGCAACCATGATCGCGGCGTTCTGCATTGCCTGTTCGGCCGGCAGGCCCGTCCAAGCATTGGGTCCGAGATGATCGCCGCCCAAGGCCAGTCGATCGAGCGGAAAACCCAGGCGGCCGGCGATGGCTTCGACGAAGACGCGAAAATCGGCGGGGACCATGCCGGTGTAGCCGCCGTCCTGGTTGACCTGGTTCGAGGTCGCCTCGATCAGCACCAGCGGCGCATCGTTGCGCAGCGCATGCGCGAAGGTCGCTTCGATCACCAGTGGATGCGCCGAGCAGACCGACGTCAGGCCGATCCGCTCGCCACGCTTGTGACGGGCCACGAGATTCTGAATTAGCTCCATCACGCTACCCTAGCACCGACCGTCAATGAAACAAAACGAAACTGCTGTTGCTTGTCAGGTTTCGCTGGTGACGTCCGCATCCTCTGCGTCGGGCGCGATCGCCAGCAGCAGCGAAGCCGCCAGCGCCAGTACGATCCCAATCGACTTGAGCGAGCTTGGTACGACGCCCAGCGCGACCATCGAGATGATCGCCGTGGCCAGCGGCGCGCCGGCGTTGGTCAATGGCGCGACGATGATCGCCTTGCCGTAGCGAAAGGCGAACACCAGGGTCAGCGCTCCGATAGCGTTCAGCACCTGGATGCCTGCCGCGAGCAATGGACCGTCGAGACCGTAGTTGATCGGCCGGCTGAAGTCGGTCATCGCCCAGGCGATCGGGATCAGCGCCAGCCCCGTCACCGTCATGTAGAAAAAGATGCTCTCGCCGGACATGACGTTGTTGGCCGACTTCATGAAATAGGCCTGCAGCCCCCAGCAGGCCATGACAACCAACGCCATCCATAGCCAACCGCCGCCCTGCCCGTCCCCGCCCGGCGCGAAGTCGAACGTCGGCAGCGCCAGCAATGCCAGCAAGATACCGAGTGCGCCGAGCTTGCCGGTCCGCTCGCCGATCAGCAGGAACGACAGTGCGATGGTGACCACCGGCGACAGCGAGATCACCGGGAAGATCAGATAGGCCGGCCCGCGCGTTACCGCATAGAACAGCACCATCTGCCCGCCCGCGCCGAGCAGGCCGACGGTCAGGCCATAGGCAATGGCGCGGCGATCGGTGTCGAGCTTCCAGCCCGCCTGCGACAGCACCACCAGCGCCGGCGGAATCATCGTCAGCGCCCAGACGCAATAGACCAGGGTCTCAGGGAAATGATGCTGCGGCGACAGGCCCGAATAGGCGCCCCAGATGCCCCACAGCACCACCGTCGCCAGCGCGTTCCACAGCCAGGCCCGGCCGGTCGCAGACGGACTGATGCTCATGCGGAAATCGTCTCCTGAACGGGTGACGCCTCGACGATCAGGAAGTGTTCGAAGCTGACGGGGATGCTGGCGGCAGGGCCGGAGACGATCCCGAGCGGCTGGCCGGTGAAGCTGTCGGTCAACCTATGCCGGCCGGGCGGCAGGCCGCGCAAAACCACCGGCCCCGACCATTTATCCGCGTAAAAGGCATAGTGCATGCTGGTCCCGGCGCGGATCGCATGGCCCTCCGGCTTGTCGAAGCCGATGTCGTAGAGATGCCCCTGATACTCGCCCTTGGGGAGCATCTTGGCGCGGTACAGCGCAATCCACTTGCGCCACAGCGCCTCGCGCTCGGGGTTGAGCGCGATGCCGCCGGGGGGCAGCGGATCGGTGGTATCGACGGGGTCGTTCGGCCAGGTGAACTTGGTCGAGAGGATCGCGCCGATGCCGTAGTGCGTGGCGAAGTCATTGTGCCGGTCGCTGAGCTCGACATGGTCGCCGGCGAAAGGCGCCGACGGCCCCATCATCGCCTTGAAGCTCTTGCCCTTCGAACGGATTTGCCACGACGAGGTCGGATCGGACGCCGGCGTGTGGTTCATCCCGGCGATGTTGTGGAAGGCGAAGCTGTCGCCGCACGGGCAGATCTCCATCACCGCGTTCGGGTTGATCGACATCGCCTCCTGGTACAGCGCCTTCCAGAAATCCTGCAGCTTCTCATAGGATTCCTCGGGCCGCGCGTGATTGTGCGCAGGGTTGTAGCAGGGCGCGACGCCGTTGAGGTGCTGGCCGTCGAGCTTCAATCCTTCATAGCCCCAGTCGCTCAGGATGCGTCGGACCTGGCCGCGGAAATAATCGACCGTCGGCGCATAAGCGGGGCACAGGGTGAAGGCATTCCAGAAGCTGACGTTCTGTGCCGCGCCGTTGCGGTCGAGCAGCAGCATGTCGGAATGGTCGCGCAGCAGGTCGGTGCCCGGGTCGGCGGCCAGCGGTGCGAGCCACAGGCGGGGACGCATTCCGGCTGCCTTGATCTGGTCGGCGAAGGCCTTCATGTCGGCGTCGCCGCGCGGGAACTTGGTGCGGTTGAGCTTCCAGTCCCCTTCCGACGTCTGCCAGCCATCGTCGAGCACTGCCCATTCGAGGCCGATCGCCTTGGCTTTGGTCATCGCAGTCAGCACCTCGGCCTTGGTGAAGTCGCGGCCATAGCCCCAGGCGCACCACACCGGCGCGTAGCTGGTGTCGGGGATCGCCGGTGCCGCGATCCCGCGCTCGGCCATCAGGCGGCGATAGGCGTCGAGCGGGCGAAAATGATCGCCCTCGTGCGCCATCAGGAAGACTGGGGGCAGCGCGAGGGTTGCGCCGGGTGTGAGCAAGGTCGGAGTGTCGCCGACGATCGAGACGCGTGTGCCACCGGGCTGGCCCGAAACCGGCAGCGAGACGAGGCGCGGCACGGTGTCGATGTGGCCGACTGCAAGCCCGACATCGCGGCGCCAGACGACCGCAACCGGGGTGCCCCCGCCGTAATCGGAGGCGTTCATGCCCATGAAGTTGCGCTGGCCGAAGCCGGGCTCGACCTTCTGCACCCAGTCGCGGCGGTCGGGGTAGGAGGCGCCGGAGAAGCTCCACGCCCCATCTGGATGGGGCAGCAGATCATGGGTCGCTGCTTGCCAGCCAGTGACGGCGAGCGGTGACTTGCCGGTGTTGCGATAGCGGACCTCGATCAGCGCGAGGCCCGGATAGTGGTCGAGGAAGGTGACGGAAACAAGCTTCTCGAGCTTGCCGGCAGTACCGCGCAGATGGTGGACACGGCCGGGTCCGTGCGCGCCGGCGACGGTCTCGCTGGTCTGCTCGGCCAGGGCGAACCGATCGATGGCGCGGTTGTCCTGGAGGCCGATTGCTTCGCCGGGTTCCATCGCAGTGAGGACCTTGCCCTTGTACGAAATGCGCGAATGGAGGTCGGAGTCGAACTCGATGGTCAGGACGCCGTCGCCGACATTGGCCGCGGCCTTGCTGGTCAGGGCGCGGGCAAGCGCGGGCTGACCGGCGGCGATTGCGGCTCCGGCGCCTGACAGGCCAGCGATCGCGCTGCGCCGGGATAGTGTGAACTCTGACACGATCGGCTTCCTCGAAGGACGGATGGCTTACCACGACCAAGGGCGCAGGCTTCGGCGAGTTGCGCCCGATCATTATGACTTGCGTAAAGCTGAACGCAACATAAGATTATTTCGTTACGTTTCCTTTGGAGATTTTCATGCGGCCGCGCCGGGCTTTGATGCCATTGACCACAATCCTGGCGCTGACCGGCGCCGCTGCCAAGCCCGCGACGTATGGCGAGGCTGATTTCGCCCGGGTGCCCAAGCTCGACGCGCATGTCCACGCCAATCGCGACGCACCCGATTTCCTGCAGATCGCGCGCAAGGATGGCTTCGAGTTGCTGTCGATCAACGTCGACTACCCCGACTTCCCGCCGCTCCCGAAGCAGGCGGAGATCGCGTACAAGATGCACGCCGCGGACCCGAAGCACTTCCACTTCGCGACGACGTTCTCGATGGACGGCTTCGGCACGCGGGGCTGGACCGCACAGGCGCAGCGCCTCGTCGACGACGGCTTTGCGCATGGCGCGGTTGCTGTAAAAGTGTGGAAAAACATCGGCATGATCGCCAAGGATGCAGCGGGCAAGCGCGTCTTCCTCGACGATCCGCGCTTCGATCCGATCATGGCGCACATCCAGGCGCGCGGGGTTCCGCTGATCGCGCACCAGGGCGAGCCCAAGAACTGCTGGCTGCCGCTCGACCAGATGACGACCGACAACGACCGCAGCTATTTCACCGAGCATCCCGAGTATTACATGTTCAAGCACCCGGAGGAGCCGAGCTACGAGGCACTGATGGCGGCGCGCGACCGCTTCGTGGCGCGGCACCCCAAGCTGGCGTTCGACGGCGCGCACATGGCGAGCCTCGAGTGGAGTGTCGACGAACTGGCCAAGTTCCTCGACCGCTACCCCAATGCGGTGGTCGATCTCGCCGCGCGGATGAGCCAGGTGCAGGTCCAGTCGAACGCCGACCACGCCAAGGTCCGCGCTTTCTTCGTAAAGTACCAGGACCAGCTGATGTACGGCACCGACCTGACCGACAGCCCACCTGACCCCAAGGCGCGGGCGCAGAACCCGCCGACGACGGGCAATTTTGGCAAGGAGGCGGACGATACGTGGCGCTCTGACTGGCGCTATTTGGCGACGCCGCTGTCGCAACCGGTCGCGGCAATCAAGGCCAAGGCACCGGGGCTGGCCCTACCGCGCTCGGTAATCGACAAGATCTATTACTTGAACGCGCGCAGGATCTTCCACCTCAAGGGCTAGGCGCCACTCAGGTCTTGTGGACCTGGAAGCCGAGCCGCTCGGAGGCTGAGCGGATGGTGTCGGGGACCGCGTCGTCGGTAACGAGGTGGTGGATCTTGTCGAGATTGATGATGCGGTGCAGGCAGACCCGCCCGAACTTGGAGACGTCGGTCACCGCGATTACCTGCCGCGCCGCCTCGACCATCTTGCGGTTGAGCATTGCCTCGGGCTCGTAATGGGTAGTGATGCCGAACTCGACGTCGAAGCCGTCGACCCCCAGGAACAGCTTGTCGACGCGCAGGTCCTCCAGCGCCGCGACGGTCTGCGCGCCGTAGAAAGCACGGTTCTTGCGGCGCAACATGCCGCCCAGCATGACGATGTTGAGACGCTCCCTGGTTGCCAGCACCGACAGGATGTCGAGGTCGTTGGTCAGGACCGTGATGTCCTCGTCGTCGGGCAGAAACGTCGCGATCTGCAGCGTCGTGGTGCCGGAATCGAGCACGATCGACTCTCCCGGCCGGACCATCGAGGCTGCTAGCCGGCCAATGCGGATCTTCTCGTCGGCGTGGCTGGAGCGCTTTGCCTCGACCGGCGGCTCGGCTGTGACGTTGACCGCGTCAGCACTGATACCGCCGCCATAGGATCGCTCCATGACGCCCTTGGTCGCCAGGAAACGCAGGTCCTTGCGAATGGTCTGCACCGAAACACTGAAACGCTCGGAAAGAGGTGCGACCTGGACGCTGCCGCGTTCACGCACCATCGTGCTGATCCGCTGCCGTCGTTCACTGGTGTCCCGAACCATCGCGTTATTCCCGTGCCCGCCGCCGTGATGCAACGGAATAGCATCAATCAAAGCGTTGCTTCGTTATATTCACATTCCGGATCAGCGCCGGAAGCTTGCGCTGCTCCACGCGATCATCGGCGGCCGGCCCTCCCCGCTGCCCTTGTCGGCGACCAGCTCAACGATGCGCGCGGCCCTGATGTCGATGTTGAACTGGCGCGACGGGACCTTGCTCGAAGCCGAGGCGGTCAGCACCAGCTTGCGGTCGGCATAGACGCGAAATCGGACCGGTTGACCGTTGCCGACTACCCGGGGGGTCGCGACAAACCGGCGGAACTGGCCGTCGGTGCGAATCTCGAGCCGCGAGTTGGCGTAGAGACCAATGCCCCGACCGAAGGCTTGGCCTTTCGTTCCCAAGGACTTCCCGTCCGGGGTGACGCCGAGACGGGCGGGAAAACTGCCCATCGGCAGGGCGGTGGCGGGTGTCAGGCCGTCGGCGGCGACGTGGATCCTGCCCGGCATCTCGTCGAGGAACGTCGCTGCGGGATCGGCGGGGGTGCCCTTCAACCGGAGCAGTACCGAGCCATGTGCGGGAAGCCTGATCCGGATATTATCGGCCGCCGTTATCCCGCCACGCCGGGCCCAGAGGTCGCGCACCGCAGCCCGACTTCCGGGCGCAAAGCCAAGTTGCGCCCATGAGACGACTGCCTCAGCCGACGCTGTGCCGCGGTTGACGAAGGCCACGGCACGGGTGCCCGCGCCCGCCAGCGTGCGGACTATGACCATGGTTTCCCCACTGCGATAGGGCACGCCCTGATTGCCCGCTGGGTCCTGATCGACGGCGATCACTTCGGGGTTGCCGATGATGTCGAGCAGCGCCGGCGGTGACTGGCGCAGGTCGTAGCCAAGCAGCAGCGGCGAGGCCATGATCGCCCATAAAGTGAAATGGGATTGCGCCTCGACCAGGTGTTTCTCGTCGAAGTCGCCATGGCCGATCGCCAGCATGTCCGGGTCGTTCCAATGTCCCGGACCAGCGTAGAGCGCACCGTCGATGACGCTGTCGACGTTGACGAGCATGCTGGCCCAGGTGAACTCGATGTCAGGGCTAGTCCGCCACAGATTGCCCCGCGCCGGTCCCCAGAGCGGGGAAAGCGCCTCCCCCCAGGCACAGATCGAAAGTATCGCGTCCTTCCCGCCCCAGCGATGGACGGCGTTACCGAGCGTGGCATAGAGGTTCTCGACCGCCCCTGGATCGGACTTCGGGATATCGCCGCGCACGATCAGCGGCGCAAACGCCTGGTAGGAGCCCGACCGCACCGGCGCGACCTCGGGCGTGTAGTCGGCGACCCCGCAAGCATCGATCTTGACGTAGTCGAACCGCCAGTCGGCGAACATCATCCGTATGTCCTGCTCGGCATGGCCAAAGCTGCCGACCTGGCGCTCAGGAATCGTGCCAACCGGCAGGTTGGGGCTCTCCGCATCCCAGCGCTGGGCACACGTGTTGCGACCGATGTCGGTGTACAGGCCGGCTTTCAATCCAAGACCGTGGATGAAGTCGGTGAACGGCTTCAGCGATCCGGTCGGACTGCCTGCGACTGCCGCCGAGGGGAACATGCTGCCCCGAATGCGAAGCCGTCCGTCGGGCAGCCGCTGTAAGGCCCAGCCGTCGTCGACGTTGATGAAGCGATAGCCTTTTCGCGCGAGGCCGGTATCGACGATGGCTTTCGCCACACCCCGGATCTTGGCTTCGTCGACGTTCGTACGAAAGGCATTCCACGGATTCCAGCCCATCGGCGGCGTCGCCGCTACGGTGGACGAATAGACCGAGAAACGCCCGGTCGGTGTCAATGGATCGATCTGTGCCTGCGCCGGAACGACCGACAACGCCGCGACGATCGCCACGAGCGGGCAACACGAGTTGTGATACGACCATCGGCGAGTATCGCGCATCGATGGCATGATCACTTGGCTCCCGTTACAGATCATCAGGTCTTGCGGCAGAGATTGGAGATGGATGCCGAAGGCCGGCAAAGTCTCCAACATCCGCGGGCCGAACTCTGGGCGCGAGATCAGCTTGGCACGACGCCTGCGATCACGTTAGGCGTGCTAAATCCGAAAGCAAAACGAAACCAGCGAACGTTGAGCTGTCGGTTGCTTGACCAGGCAGGCGCTCTCGAGGTTCAACCCGCTTGTCGGCCTTGCCGCGGGGCCGCTACCCTCTACGGCAGCGCCACGAACCCGCCGAACTGTGCCTCTTTAGCAAGGCTCACGAGTAAAGGCAGCGTTTCGTTTTAAAGCGTTTGACAATTTAAATATGGCCACGTTAGAAATGCGCAACAAATCGCTCGTATGCCGTAGGGTGGCTACAGAGTGGAACCGTCCGAGAGTTCTAAAGGGAGTTAGCACCATGGTCGATGCGAAACATTGGCGGAAACTCATCCGCTCCGGCATCAGCGTGACCGCCCTCCTGGCCGGTTCCGGCGTCCTGGCCCAGACCGCGGTTTCGCCGACCGAACAACCCAATCCCGGCACGCCGGTCCAGTCCGGCCCCGGCCAGAGCGGCGACCCGTCCGATCTCGCAGTTACCGACCCTGACGAGATCGTCGTCCGCGGTGTCCGCGGCAGCCTGTTGCGTTCGATCGACACCAAGCGCGACGCATCGACCATCGTCGACGCGATCTCG containing:
- a CDS encoding DeoR/GlpR family DNA-binding transcription regulator — encoded protein: MVRDTSERRQRISTMVRERGSVQVAPLSERFSVSVQTIRKDLRFLATKGVMERSYGGGISADAVNVTAEPPVEAKRSSHADEKIRIGRLAASMVRPGESIVLDSGTTTLQIATFLPDDEDITVLTNDLDILSVLATRERLNIVMLGGMLRRKNRAFYGAQTVAALEDLRVDKLFLGVDGFDVEFGITTHYEPEAMLNRKMVEAARQVIAVTDVSKFGRVCLHRIINLDKIHHLVTDDAVPDTIRSASERLGFQVHKT
- a CDS encoding D-tagatose-bisphosphate aldolase, class II, non-catalytic subunit; the encoded protein is MELIQNLVARHKRGERIGLTSVCSAHPLVIEATFAHALRNDAPLVLIEATSNQVNQDGGYTGMVPADFRVFVEAIAGRLGFPLDRLALGGDHLGPNAWTGLPAEQAMQNAAIMVADYVRAGFSKIHLDCSMSCADDPTPLPERTIAERAARLCRAAEDAYAGDPADAPVYVIGTEVPVPGGAAEDLDALAVTSPEAVLATLDMHRTLFAEAGLHSAWHRVIAAVVQPGVEFDHMKVVDYDPAAATALVAAIEPVEHIVFEAHSTDYQTATALSELVRDHFAILKVGPGVTFALREALWALDAIEAETVEAGQRAGLRDVAIACMKAAPGNWQRYYHDTGAALDLQLQYSLSDRIRYYWPDAEIAAAQARLFDNLRKQAPPLPLLSQYLPITYAAVRAGTATLDPVDLIVAHIGATLDAYHGACNPDD
- a CDS encoding SIS domain-containing protein, producing the protein MTETLVAAESSDTQPDSWTRREILQQPATLRATRAVLEAERTAIEAFVAPLLAMPDLRIMLCGAGTSAFIGECLAPWLTASLGRPVEAVATTDIVGAPHLYLSATRPTLMVSFGRSGNSPESIAAVELADKSGAAVYHLLITCNAEGALSRRASGNSHIVVLPEETHDRAFAMTSSFSAMMLAALSIFTGIGAMHDRVEAIADAVAAVLAQSEDVVAGLAARGFERVVYLGSGIFQGLAREAALKLLELTDGAVPTMFDSSLGFRHGPKTIVTPGTLIMVFVSNDPLTRLYDLDIIEELRTDARRGTVIAVTTQPTGGAELVVPGAAAVSDVDLLFPFIVPAQLFGLYYALHLGRTPDQPNASGTVNRVVQGVHIHMPNP
- a CDS encoding amidohydrolase, translating into MRPRRALMPLTTILALTGAAAKPATYGEADFARVPKLDAHVHANRDAPDFLQIARKDGFELLSINVDYPDFPPLPKQAEIAYKMHAADPKHFHFATTFSMDGFGTRGWTAQAQRLVDDGFAHGAVAVKVWKNIGMIAKDAAGKRVFLDDPRFDPIMAHIQARGVPLIAHQGEPKNCWLPLDQMTTDNDRSYFTEHPEYYMFKHPEEPSYEALMAARDRFVARHPKLAFDGAHMASLEWSVDELAKFLDRYPNAVVDLAARMSQVQVQSNADHAKVRAFFVKYQDQLMYGTDLTDSPPDPKARAQNPPTTGNFGKEADDTWRSDWRYLATPLSQPVAAIKAKAPGLALPRSVIDKIYYLNARRIFHLKG
- a CDS encoding alpha-galactosidase, whose protein sequence is MEPGEAIGLQDNRAIDRFALAEQTSETVAGAHGPGRVHHLRGTAGKLEKLVSVTFLDHYPGLALIEVRYRNTGKSPLAVTGWQAATHDLLPHPDGAWSFSGASYPDRRDWVQKVEPGFGQRNFMGMNASDYGGGTPVAVVWRRDVGLAVGHIDTVPRLVSLPVSGQPGGTRVSIVGDTPTLLTPGATLALPPVFLMAHEGDHFRPLDAYRRLMAERGIAAPAIPDTSYAPVWCAWGYGRDFTKAEVLTAMTKAKAIGLEWAVLDDGWQTSEGDWKLNRTKFPRGDADMKAFADQIKAAGMRPRLWLAPLAADPGTDLLRDHSDMLLLDRNGAAQNVSFWNAFTLCPAYAPTVDYFRGQVRRILSDWGYEGLKLDGQHLNGVAPCYNPAHNHARPEESYEKLQDFWKALYQEAMSINPNAVMEICPCGDSFAFHNIAGMNHTPASDPTSSWQIRSKGKSFKAMMGPSAPFAGDHVELSDRHNDFATHYGIGAILSTKFTWPNDPVDTTDPLPPGGIALNPEREALWRKWIALYRAKMLPKGEYQGHLYDIGFDKPEGHAIRAGTSMHYAFYADKWSGPVVLRGLPPGRHRLTDSFTGQPLGIVSGPAASIPVSFEHFLIVEASPVQETISA
- a CDS encoding DMT family transporter — protein: MSISPSATGRAWLWNALATVVLWGIWGAYSGLSPQHHFPETLVYCVWALTMIPPALVVLSQAGWKLDTDRRAIAYGLTVGLLGAGGQMVLFYAVTRGPAYLIFPVISLSPVVTIALSFLLIGERTGKLGALGILLALLALPTFDFAPGGDGQGGGWLWMALVVMACWGLQAYFMKSANNVMSGESIFFYMTVTGLALIPIAWAMTDFSRPINYGLDGPLLAAGIQVLNAIGALTLVFAFRYGKAIIVAPLTNAGAPLATAIISMVALGVVPSSLKSIGIVLALAASLLLAIAPDAEDADVTSET
- a CDS encoding NPCBM/NEW2 domain-containing protein, which translates into the protein MAIVAALSVVPAQAQIDPLTPTGRFSVYSSTVAATPPMGWNPWNAFRTNVDEAKIRGVAKAIVDTGLARKGYRFINVDDGWALQRLPDGRLRIRGSMFPSAAVAGSPTGSLKPFTDFIHGLGLKAGLYTDIGRNTCAQRWDAESPNLPVGTIPERQVGSFGHAEQDIRMMFADWRFDYVKIDACGVADYTPEVAPVRSGSYQAFAPLIVRGDIPKSDPGAVENLYATLGNAVHRWGGKDAILSICAWGEALSPLWGPARGNLWRTSPDIEFTWASMLVNVDSVIDGALYAGPGHWNDPDMLAIGHGDFDEKHLVEAQSHFTLWAIMASPLLLGYDLRQSPPALLDIIGNPEVIAVDQDPAGNQGVPYRSGETMVIVRTLAGAGTRAVAFVNRGTASAEAVVSWAQLGFAPGSRAAVRDLWARRGGITAADNIRIRLPAHGSVLLRLKGTPADPAATFLDEMPGRIHVAADGLTPATALPMGSFPARLGVTPDGKSLGTKGQAFGRGIGLYANSRLEIRTDGQFRRFVATPRVVGNGQPVRFRVYADRKLVLTASASSKVPSRQFNIDIRAARIVELVADKGSGEGRPPMIAWSSASFRR